The Monomorium pharaonis isolate MP-MQ-018 unplaced genomic scaffold, ASM1337386v2 scaffold_140, whole genome shotgun sequence genome has a segment encoding these proteins:
- the LOC118648042 gene encoding uncharacterized protein LOC118648042 has product MSAEQDPASLKRQRAVVKGSCTRISTYVQGISVATPSVAAQLEERKIKLNEYWSQYNEIQSQLESIDENEINDRGTFEEAFFSLSAKIRELLNPVLALRAPPSSPSTSNASNRSEGPFNVRLPKLNLPSFSGKYDEWFPFFDSFKSVIHSNTSISNIQKLQYLKSSLSGDASNVIHSLEISELNYDVAWRLLRERYDNKRVIIHTHIEAIMELPSMTRENLIELRRIADGVNRHIRALNALKRPTSQWDDLLVYIVSSKLDATTLREWQASLDGMEPPTFKQLNDFIIHQCQMLEATSKASDVSSKDAHKRPQSNAKRQTSCVATVKAKCNFCKGEHAMYHCKDFLALPVSRRISEVRNRKICTNCLRFPSHALDQCTSGGCRVCKAKHNTLLHAGESTPKTHDSNGDNTDAPRTPNSSSIVSAHASTSHGEEYTMLSTALVNAFDRNGSTKPCRVLLDSGSQANFITMEYARIIGVPPRPLNTSISGINNTNSQATQAVKVRIQSRVNSYSITIDCVVTDQITGKLPTLSMQRSSYNIPRNLKLADPHFNVSAKVDLLIGAEFFWELLCVGQIKASTEHPTLQKTHFGWILAGRRDIVSSPPRNIHSFAATISNVQLHDQIKRFCEIEDITNVTSHNADEAYCEQHYLTNVSQNAQGRYVVKLPIKDAAMTKLGESRQIALKTPTRLGTAACPQPSIKGSILAIHGRISNARSHEASGYYCKRRYKSILLASPLCFQNLGAFLEDQSRV; this is encoded by the coding sequence agTACTGGTCGCAGTACAATGAAATACAGTCTCAACTCGAGTCGATAGACGAGAACGAAATCAACGACCGCGGTACTTTCGAGGAGGCCTTCTTCTCACTATCCGCTAAGATTCGCGAACTTCTCAATCCCGTACTTGCGTTACGCGCCCCGCCGAGCTCACCGTCTACCTCGAACGCGTCCAATCGATCTGAGGGTCCATTCAACGTACGACTGCCTAAATTAAATCTTCCATCTTTTTCTGGCAAGTACGATGAATGGTTTCCCTTTTTTGACTCATTCAAGTCGGTCATACATTCAAACACGTCTATCAGCAACATACAAAAactgcaatatttaaaatcctCCTTATCAGGTGATGCGAGTAACGTAATACATTCATTAGAAATTTCGGAATTGAACTATGACGTAGCCTGGAGATTATTGAGGGAGCGTTATGACAACAAACGTGTCATAATCCACACACACATTGAGGCGATCATGGAGTTGCCGTCTATGACAagggaaaatttaattgaattacggCGTATTGCAGATGGAGTCAACAGACATATACGAGCTCTTAACGCGCTCAAACGCCCTACATCTCAGTGGGACGACCTGCTTGTTTACATTGTAAGTTCAAAACTGGACGCAACCACACTGCGAGAATGGCAAGCCTCATTAGACGGAATGGAACCTCCTACCTTCAAGCAGCTCAATGATTTCATCATTCATCAATGCCAGATGCTCGAGGCCACGAGTAAGGCTAGCGACGTCTCATCCAAGGACGCTCACAAGCGGCCGCAATCCAACGCGAAGCGCCAAACTTCATGTGTCGCCACCGTCAAggcaaaatgcaatttttgcaaGGGCGAACACGCCATGTACCATTGCAAGGATTTTTTGGCGCTGCCGGTTTCCCGAAGGATTTCAGAGGTTCGTAATCGTAAAATCTGTACCAATTGCCTACGATTTCCGAGTCACGCTTTAGACCAATGCACATCTGGAGGTTGCAGAGTGTGCAAGGCAAAGCATAATACGTTACTACATGCAGGAGAGAGCACGCCAAAGACCCACGACAGCAACGGCGATAACACTGATGCACCCAGGACGCCAAACTCCTCATCAATCGTGTCAGCACACGCGTCAACCAGCCACGGTGAAGAGTACACGATGCTATCCACGGCGCTGGTCAATGCCTTCGACCGCAACGGATCTACGAAGCCATGCCGCGTTTTATTGGACTCTGGTTCTCAAGCTAATTTCATCACCATGGAATATGCACGAATCATTGGAGTGCCTCCACGCCCGCTAAATACATCAATTTCTggtataaataatacaaattcgCAGGCTACTCAAGCGGTCAAGGTAAGGATTCAATCCCGAGTGAATTCTTATTCAATCACAATTGACTGCGTTGTCACGGATCAAATAACTGGTAAACTACCGACGCTCTCTATGCAACGAAGCTCATACAACATACCTCGTAACCTCAAGTTAGCCGACCCACATTTCAACGTCTCAGCCAAGGTCGACTTGCTCATCGGAGCCGAGTTCTTCTGGGAGTTGCTTTGCGTGGGACAAATCAAGGCCTCCACGGAGCACCCGACGTTACAGAAAACGCACTTCGGGTGGATTCTGGCAGGGCGCCGGGACATCGTGTCGTCACCTCCGCGAAATATACATTCATTCGCAGCAACTATATCGAACGTTCAATTACATGATCAAATAAAACGCTTCTGCGAAATAGAGGACATCACCAACGTTACTAGCCATAACGCAGATGAAGCATATTGTGAACAGCACTATCTAACAAATGTATCACAAAATGCACAAGGAAGATACGTGGTCAAACTCCCGATCAAGGACGCAGCGATGACGAAATTAGGAGAATCTCGACAGATTGCTTTAAAAACGCCTACAAGGCTTGGAACGGCGGCTTGCCCGCAGCCCTCAATTAAGGGCTCAATACTCGCAATTCATGGCAGAATATCTAACGCTCGGTCACATGAGGCGAGTGGATATTACTGCAAACGAAGATATAAGAGCATTCTACTTGCCTCACCATTGTGTTTTCAAAACCTCGGAGCCTTCCTCGAAGATCAGAGTCGTGTTTGA